The stretch of DNA AGAAAATGCTGAAGATTGATTCAGATAGATCTTTAAAATCGGTAAATCCGTTTCTATGCTTTCCTTGTGTATGTTTTCTGTATAAGGGATAATAGGTGGGTCATCCGGACTTAGTGTTAATGAAAATGTGAGTTGGTCACCAATACTATTTCCTATTACCTGCAAATCTACCGTATGCCAACCTTTATTACCTGTTAATTCGCCTTTAAAAAATCTCGAATGCGGTAATGAGGATGTATCAGCAAAAGTAGTGGTACCATTGGCAAAGGTTACGGTTATCGTTACTGTTCGTTGTCCTTCGTTTAAGAACAGTAGATTAGACACAATTGCAAAACCTGTAGTAGCCTCTTTTATAGTTTCGGGATTGCCAAAGGTAAACCAGCTTTTATCAACCGAAACCAGCTTGGCTCCCTGACCATCTTCTGAAGCTGAAATTGGCGATGCCACTAGCAACTCTTTTGATTTATTTAGAAATTGAATGGATTGAATTTGTTCTACTACTGCTTTATTAAACACTACATCCTCAACCAACGCATAACTAAGTTCTTTCCCGGTTATGCTGTCTTTTCCGCCCTTAAATAGTGTTCCTTTGGTTAATAAATGTTTAGGAACAGGTTTCTGCAATTCAAGCAATAAATGGGCTTTGTCGGTTTCTGCTTTTTTATTAACCAACTGCAACACTTCTTTATAATAAAAGTCGAGATGTCGTTTGGTATAGTTGTTTAATTCATCTTGTGCTTTTGCAAATAGCTTTACAAAAGCAATGACTAATGCATAATGAGGAGTGTGTGATGGATAATCTTCAAGTGTTTTTTCAAACAGTACTGCGGATTTTTCTGCCAGTGTGGCTATTGCTTTTAGCAAGGATTCGATCTGGGCATTAAAGAAATTATGGTTGATACTATAAACTACCTTATCTTTTACACTTGGTAAGGAAGGAGGCACCGTTAATCCGGTAACCGGAAGTGGAAGCGTCCATTCTGTTCCCAGATCGGTTAATGCAAAACTACTACTTGAGGCTGTGTTAATTGGCGCCGCACTATCGATATCTGTGCCCGTATTTAATAGGCCATCGGTGTTAAAATTGTCATATAATTTTTTGAGATTAACGGCAGGAAGCAATAGTTTAGTTTTTATCAGATTTTCGATTTCCTGCTTAAACTCATAAGATTCGGGCAATAGATGGTATTGCTCGGTAACGATCTTTAACAAGGAAAAAAGAAGGTCGAATACGTATTTAAACTCTTTTTTAACTTCCGCATCTGTTCCGCTAAGCCTGATTTTTTTATATACTAATTTCTTATAATCCGAACATTTTCGGGAATCTAAACGCATTAAAAAGGCCAGGGTAACGCTTATGTCCATTTTCATGAATGGTTCCCAATCTCCAGCTAAACTATTTGTAGTGTTATAGTAATTTAAATAGGTGGAGTAACGTCGCAGAAAAAGCAAGATATCTGCTGCTTGTCTTTCATCTGCTTTGGCAAATGAGGTAGACAAGGCGGATAACACCCTGGTTAGGACACTGGTTCCCTCTCTCTGCAATGGATTTTTCTCGTTACATGCCATAATGTACAGCTTACTAACTTATTTCCTGATCTCTGTTCCTTCTGTTTTATAATACGGATAAACAAAATTGAACCTCGAATTAGTCGACCTGACGGTATATTCCACTGTTATCAATATCTTTCCCTGCAATTCTTCAGAATCGTCCAGGTCTATCTTATTTACATCTATTCTTGGTTCATAATATAAAATTGCAGTGGCTATCAGGTCTTTGATGTAGGTTTTAAAGGTAGTGGTAAGTGGTTCGAACACCAGCTCGTCGAGGTTGCAACCATAGGTTGGTTGCATAACCCGCTCTCCTTGCCTGGTAGCCAATAAAATACCAAGACTACTGTTAATGTCTTCTACATCACTGATCATCACTACTGCAGAAGTTATATCATCAAACTGCGGTGGAAATCCCCACCCTGTTCCCAGAAATGATCTTTTTGCATCCATTTCTTATCCCCCTATTATAACTGTCGGGCATCCAATTACAATTGTTCCTCCGTGTGCAGTTGTATCTCCCATCCTTGCTGCCGGCTTCCCTCCGATAAATACAGAGGATGAACCTTTTACAATTAAATCAGGCGGGCCTGTACACACACACATGTCTCCAACCGTTGCGGCAGGCAACCCTCCAATAAGCACTGTAGGCACTCCAGCAGGGAGTATAGGCCCGCCAACATGGGGTACCACTCCGGTAACCATCGGACAAACATGCATATCAGATACTCTTGCTGCCAGTGACATGATTTATTGTTTTTGTTCTATAATTCATTTCTCCCTCCGTCGGCTGAAGTCAGACGGCAATGAAGCTCTTGTTGAATCATCTATTATAATTATCCATTCCGTAGGCTGAAGCCAGACGGCAATGAAGCTCTTGCTTAATCTCCTATTTTAATCTAATGCTTAGTTGATCTTCACCACTCCGCCTTTTATTTCTGTTGCTCCTCCTCCTGAAATTTTCACAGATGCACTCCCCTGCGCTTCCAGACTTGTATCTGATTTTATGGAGATTTTCTTTGCCTCGAGTGAAAGTGATGTGCCTGCCTTTATTTTTATTTCTTTTGATGCTTCTATGGTAATTCCGGAACTCCCCATTACTATTTTGTTGCCGTTTCCATCTTTAAGGGTAATTGTTCCGCTATCATCATTCATTTCAAAAGACCTGCTTCCCGGTGTTTGTATGATTACGCTTTTTTTATCATCGTCAAACAGAAGCTTAATTTCAGAACGTGATACATAGCCTTTTTCATTATTATTCTTCTTAGGCTCTAAAGGTGATGATTTAGCACTACTATGTAGCATTCCGAGTATTACAGGGTTTGAAGGATCGTCGTTGATAAATCCTACAATTACTTCATCATCAATCTCGGGCCTGAAGAATGTTCCCCTTTTGTTTCCTGCGTCTAATGTTGCAACACGAGCGTGCAATCCTTCTGCCTTATCATCAACTACAGGTAGCTTAACTTGCACTCTGTATTCTCCATCACTATCTTCAATGTTCGTTACTATACCAATTTGCAACCCTTGAACCGTTGATGGCTGACCAGTTGTGGATGCGGAATGTTGTGGGTTTGTTTGTTCTGAAAAGAACTGTTCATTCCATCCAAGTGTCGCTTCTGTTATCCAGCACCCATCGGTATATTCTTGTTGTACAGCTGAAACAAAGTGAAACCCCTCAAAGGCATTTCCAACTCCGCTTAATTCGATAAAATCTCCAGGCAAAACGGTTATATCCGTTCTTGCGATGTACTTCACTTTGCCTTTAATACCCGACAAGTCTTGCTTTATTTTTTTTGTCTTGGCTAACACCGTTTGCTCTTCTTCCGTAAAAAAGGCCGCAGAACGCATTTCAAAACCTTTGGAAACATTTTTACTTTGATCCTCTTTCTCCTCTACAATCTTTTCATCGTTTCCCGAAACTCTTACTTTTTGTTCCTTAAAATCCCAGCACAAGGTTTTCACCTCATCACTTCGGATTCGAGAATCTTTATCAGCACTAAACTCAAGTATGTTTTTACCATGAATGAGTTTTAGCATTTCTCCTGATTCATTCGTTGGCGGATTTTGTATTGCTAATTGTTTTATCTTAACTCCAGCACTGGAGATGACACATATCATACCCGCCACATCAATTCTTCCAATCATAAAATCCCAGTCCGAGATGTTGGATTGGACCAGTTGTTCATGTTTGAGGTCGATGGAAGCAACCTTTTCGGTTGATATATTATTTTTATTCAGCAGTTCTTCAGCTATTTCAGAAGCGGTTATTTTCTTTTTAAAATGAGCGTTGCTTTTGTTTACGGTCATTTTTATGGTTTCGTCCTTGCACTCGATGGTTAGTTCACAGCAATTATTATTTATCTTGTGTGTATTGGTAACAATGATTCCGGTGAAGAGAAATTTATCATCATCCGATTGTCCGTTTCTAAAATATCCCAGCTCAATTTCAATTTTCTTTCCGGGTACAAATTGTCCGGTTGAGCTAATCGAAAAATCCTGTTTGCTGGCTTCACCATCGATAACAACAAGATTAGCTGTAGGTATTTTATTGATTTCCTGAAGAATGGTTAAAGAGGTAACATGGTACTGACGGGATATTTCTTCTCCATCTACCTTAATCAACAAGGTTACCACATCCATCTTGTCTTCTACCAAAACTGTATTATCGGTTGATGCCATTGTATTAAAATAAATTCTAAAATGATTAAACCGTGCAAAAACACGATTCGGTAAATTATCTTCTTCAGTCACCTTCAGTGGGGCTCACTTTTTTTCTCCAGCAAAAAAAAGTAAGCAAAAAATGCCGTCGCTGCGTATAGTTCTCCCGCAGTTTCTACTAGTACTTTCGTACGAACTGCCGAACTATACAAGGCGAGTTTTGCACTTTTGATAATTATTGCATTTTATTTTTTTAACATAAATCGAATCATTGTATTAATCTATTCTGGGAAATAATACCCGTTCACCAGGTTTTATCTTTCTAAAACTGTCCAGCCTGTTAAAAGCTGCCACATCTGTATAATAATCCTGATTATTGTAAATGTTATGTGTCATGAGTGAAAGTCTGTCGCTAGCGGTTATTATGCGTTCATGGGTAATATCCGGACTTTGCGAGTTTTCTTTGGCGACTCTAAGCTCTTCGGTTACCGTTCCTTTGAATGTGCATTTGGCAATGGCTCGTAGAGGTGTTCCGTCCGGTTTAAAAAGTTTGAATTCAATATCCAATGCAATAAGCACTCCTTTGAAAAGAAGCGTTCCCCAAATGATTTTCAAATAATTTGGCCTGTGTTTCTCTCCATTATACTCAAAGATCTTTTTCTTAAAATCATCCAATTGTTCTGCAACTGTTAAGGATGAGACCGATGAGTTTTCAGTAGCTGCATCTTTGAATGCTCCGGTTCTATCAAACAAGAAATCAAAATTGAAATCTTGTGGCGGCATTTTGTTGAACTTCAACGCCACTCCGGATGTTCCCGGAGCTTGTGTATCGCAAAATTCAATCTTGTATTTATACGTATAGGTTTCTGGGTTAATTAACGCATAGAACTTCCCTCCTACAGGTTCGTTTAGGTCCGGATCCTTATAGGCCTGGATGTATAGTTTCTCTATTTTTCCAAACTCGAGAGCCATTATCGTTCACTTTTTTGACGAAGAATGCGAAGTACTTTATCAGTTACTTCTTTTGTAATTTCTTTTTTCAGTTTGTTTATATCTTCCTGCTTAAAGCTTGCACCTGAATTGGTTTCTTTATCCCGATTGGTGATGATGGCTTTTATGTGCAGTTCTTTGATTTCAATGGGCATAGTTTTAATTGATTTAGTTGGCTTCTCTTCTTCCTTTATTTAAAGTCATTTAAGAAATTACACCGTCTAAGATTTGCTTTATTTCCATTTACTTAATTTCTCTTCATTTCTTTTGCTTGCCCAAAAGAAACGAAGCAAAGAAAAAGGCACAAAATCCTAATGCTTTCCCCCACATAACCTTGCGCATGGCCGGCCGGATTTTGATTCCCTCCGCTCTTTCTCTTATATCATTAGTATATCATTCAAACACTGATAATATTGAAATACTGATAGCTCAATGTTATTGATTCGACTACTATTGAATTTTCCTGGGCATTGAATCCTGATACAGACCATTTCTTGGGAATTGCGTTTACTATATACCAGCTTTGGAGTGGAACGTGTTGCTCATTAAGCAATGAAACTGTTAGGTTTACAGGTTCAAAAACAAAGTTTTCCAATGCATTTCTGCACCACAACAGAATTCCTGATCCAATGAACATTCCTCTTTTCAGTGTTATATCGGCATACCTTGTCCTTTTGGGGGCTTGCCAGGTAAACCTGTTCTGCCCTCCTTCAGCAAATGATTCCATTTCTATTTCGGCATCTAATCCGCTTACTTCCTGGAAACGGGAATCATTTGGCGATTCTGGAAAAAGTTGGAATATCACCAAAAAATGAAATCCTACCGGTGGATACTCAATCATTAAGCTTCATTTTGAATGGTTAATCCTTCATGCGCCAATTCAATTGTCTCAATTGCAACTTCATTGCCATCTGCTTTCAGATCAGTTGATTGCACTTTCACAGGCCAGGCGTTTTTAATTTTCCAAACTACAACAGGCTCATGGTTTTCATTTAACAAGGAAATAATCACATTTCTGCGTTCAATTGTGTTCAATGCAACCGTGTTCCACCAGGTGTAATAATCATTATCACCTTGAAAAGTGCCACGCTTCATCGTGATATTGGAGAATTTTTGCATGCCGGGCATTTTTATTTTATGATATTCCGGACTAGCGCCGTCTCTATATTCAATTACTTCGGTAGAAACTTCAAGACCTGTTACTTCGGTGAAACCAATTTTTGCGCCGCCCCACTCAACCTGGAAATGAAATTTCGGAATTGGGTATTGTGCCATATCAGTTTTATTTAGTGTGAATAATAGTTGTGACGAATTTTATTTATTCTCAACTTTCTTGTAGTTTATGCATAAAGCGAAGAATGATAAATTCTGCAGGCCGTACCGCTGCCATACCGATCTCTACAATCAGTTTTCCATCAAGAATGTCTTGTGCAGTCATTGTTTGTCCGAGTCCGCATTTGACGAAAAAAGCATGTTCCGGTTTAGCACCTGCCAGTGCCCCCTGACGCCACAGCAGCGTAAGGTAATTTTCAATCATGGCCCTAACTTTCGTCCATGTATTGGCATCATTAGGCTCAAAAACAAACTGTGCTGTAGCCTTTTTGGCAGATTCTTCTACCATAATGAAAAAACGACGAACCGGAATAAACCGCCATTCACTGCTGTTGCCATCAAGTGTTCTGGCCCCCCACACTACAATCCCTTTTCCGTTAAATGGCCTGATCGCATTTACTGATTTACCGGTCCCCGGATCAATGTTCATCGAAGCTTGTTCATCGTCCGTAACAAAATCCATCACATCCAATACAGACACCAACGGCACATTTGCCGGAGCCTTCCATACGCCTCTGTTGGCATCTGTTCCTGCAATCACTCCTGCTATTGCCGGCGTTGGCGGCAGCACAGGATTCAGGGTTCTTTTTATAGCGTCTCTGGCAGCATAGTAGGCAATGCTTTCATTCGGAAGTAAAGCGTTTAAAAATGTGTTGGTAGCCGGACCACCATTTTTCACCAACTTCACTTTTACCTGATTTTCCAGGTATTGGTATTCATAGTTGGTTTTAAGATTCGGATAGTAAGCCGCAGCATAATTAAGGTCCTTATTTAGCCCTACTGTAGTTCTGAAATTATTGATATTGGTAGTTGTATCTACAGCTGTATTGTCAACCACATCTACCAATGTAAACCTGTCTTGCAATTTTGCACACTGATTAACAGCTTTTTGCATCAGCGCATAAAAAGTTGCTGGCGTAGCAATAGCCTGTCCTTCAGGAATTACAAACAAAGTTGGCTCATCATATGCTTCCAACGCCTTGATCCCATTGTCAAGATCTGTATCTGAAATTCCTACCGTTGAAGACGGTTTTACAGAAACGATGTAACACGGACCACCCCCATTATCGAAATACAGGCGAAGTGCATAATACATATTATGCGCATTGGGAGCTGCTGCCAATTTTGCAACGGCAGTAACAGAAACTGAAGGGGTGGTGGTGAGTGTAACATCCACCGTAATATTCTTTTCATTTTCGGCTTTCCCAAAGCGCTGCTCATATTCTTTCAGGTTGAAAATCTTAACAGGAACAATTCCTACTAAGGGAATTCCTTGTTCGTCAACCGCTTTCTCTGTATAGCCAATAAAGGCAGGTATTGCAGTGGAAACCTGCGCAATCGAAGGCGGTAAAACAGAAATCTCATTTATATATACACCAGGTGTTGCAATAGCAGACTCGTTCATGGTATAAAATTTTGATTGTTAAACAATTATTTTCAAATTCTACTTTTAAATCGTATGGTAAATACTGGTGCCGGATTAAACAGTTTATCACCGGTATCTAAAACCTTGTAACTATTATTTATTACTCCCGTCCTTTGAATATCAATTGCTGCAAAACAATTAACATCAAGTAGTATGGCAGCACTATCTTTCAGATCGGCATTGCTGGCAACTTGTTCTACTCCCGGAAGTTTCTTCCAGAATGCAGTATCGGATAATGCAATGCTTTGACTGGCCAATACAGTTTTTATGGGACTGAATAAATTGCTTCCGCTTTTTACTAAAGTGCCTATGGAATAATCTTTTGCGGCAGAATGATTCTCTACAGGAGTTGTAAGCAAGGTGAAACCACCACTTATATTGTTAACCTGGTTAGAAAAGCGATAAGCTTCTTTACTTCCGGTTGCTACCACGTAGGTTTTAGCCAAAAAATCACTACTACTGTACAGTAGAAATCGGATTTTCATATCTGCGGGCATCGTAATAAGTGGTATTTTAGGTTCTTCTGTCGGCGGATTAAAAAATGCGGTTTCCACAAAACAAGTCAAGGTATTTTGACTAAATTGATAGCTGATCCTGTTGTTCAAAAACAACTCTGTTGTAGCTGCGTCAGCTGCAATATTGATATGCTGATCGATAAAACTCTTTTGAGGTGTTTCATAAGCAGGATGAGCGAACTTAATCACGAATAATTCGCGGTAAATGATCTTTACCGTTTCGCCCACCCTTTGTATAGTAAACACCGTCATAATTCAGTTTTAAAAATTTAAAATGATCTCTTTAACAGGCGGTCCTTCCATATCGGTAATGCTATCAATGGTTACCATGCGAACCCGGTACATTACAGATGGATAATATTTACCTCCCAATACCGACCATATTTCATGCAATTGTTGAAGGTTCAATGTCACCATTTCCAGTATCAGTTTTTCAATATTGGGATGTAATGCAGGGGTATTGGAATGATCGAACACAAATTTCTTCTGGAAAAATTCAATCACATGCTGAAGGTTTTGCAATGACATTCCATACGCTGAAGTTGGTTTTACAGAAGTAAACAGTAAGGTAAAGTATAAGTGAATGGCAGGATTCTTTTTCAGTATTGTGTTATCTTTTTTAACGTAATAATCAAGTTCACGGGAAATCCTGTTTTCTTCAATATTTATTAAGGAGATGATGATGTCTGAATTTGCACCGTTAGACAGGTCATTTACGATCTCGGTGATATTACCCAGATCAACTGTAACGGGAAACGAACTCAACTCATTACTTAATTCTTGTTGAATAATATTGACAGCTGGAAAAATCATGAGAGCATATTAAAGCTGTAAACAATACTTTGATTTTTGAACCAGGTTATCCCCGTAAAAAGGCAGAACACCACCTACAATGTAAGTCTGATGGAATTATGCAGATGCAATTTCCCGGTTATCTGTTTTTCCACAGGAAAGTTGTAATACTTTCCGGCAAATAGTTGAAAGTAGAAATAATCTAAATTTATGATTATTAGGTAAATAGAAAAAATATTTAATTAAATATAGATAAATTCCAACATAAATCAAATGGTTAAATTAGAAGAACCTGATTGTGGGGTTAAATTTAATTTCTGTCGTTATGAAAAAGCTACTCCTCCTCACCTTTTCTGCTTTCATCTTAAACATTGCTATTGCCCAACCAAAACTTAAAACCAGGAACATCATACTAATAACTCTTGATGGCTTCCGTTGGCAGGAATTATTTAAGGGTGCAGATTCAACATTGATCAACGATAAAGATTATACTACCAATTTTGGCAGAGTAAGCGAGCAATTCTGGGCCGAAACCCCACAAGAACGCCGACAAAAGTTAATGCCTTTTGTTTGGCAAACGATTGCCCGTAATGGTCAGCTGTATGGAAATCGCGACTTGAATAATAAAGTGGATATGACTAACCCGCATTGGGTATCTTACCCTGGCTATAGTGAAATACTCTGCGGTTATGTAGATACGCTTATCAGGGGTAATAAAAAAAGGAACAATCCGAATATAACGCTCCTTGAATTCTTAAATAACCGCCACGAGTTTAATGGTAAAATAGCCGTTTTCGGTTCATGGGATGTTTTTCCTTACATTATCAATCAGGAACGATCTAAAATTCCGGTCAATGCAGGATATGCTAAGGTTGAAGGAGACCATTTGAGCACATCCACTAAATTACTAAACACCATGCAAAAACAGGTTCCAACGGTATTTGGAGGTGCACGTTTAGATGTATTTACCCATTACCAGGCAAAGGAATATTTAATTAAACACCATCCAAGAGTGTTATTTATTGGATATGGCGAACCTGATGAATGGGCTCATCAGGGAAATTATGAATATTATCTACAGTCGGTTAACAATATCGATCAATTTATAAGTGATATCTGGAATTATGTCCAGAGCAACACATTTTATAAAGACAAAACAACCTTAATTATCACGACAGATCATGGCCGTGGTGAGGCCCAAAAAGGCAAATGGAAAAGTCACGGAATCAATATAATTGGAGCGGGTGAAGTTTGGTTGGCAGTAATTGGCCCCGATGCAAAACCATTGGGTGAGGTAAAATCAGAGGGCCAGTTATACTCCACACAAATTGCTCAAACAATAAGCAAGTTACTGGGGATTAACTATATGAATACCAGGTCGGTTGGAAAGGCTATTGATTCTGTAATTGAGTGAGGGATTAAATTGTCAAAAAGCATAACTCCTGAAAAAAATTAGCAACAAAAAATGGGGACGAAATACGCCCCCATTATGGTAAAGTCTAATTATGCTATATTAATCAAAGAAGCGAGCAAAAAATCCTTTTTTGTCTCCACTTTTATCACTTTCTGTGATGATGCCTTTGATGTAAGCGTTGTAATCTTTTCCTTTTTCTTCTAAAAAGCCATTAAAGTATTTTTCGCTGGCTGCTACACCACCTACTTTCTCAATCTGAATTAACTTTTCATAAAGCGGTTCTATTAAATCAGTTATTACTGGTTGTGGAACGGCTCTTCTTTTTCCATAATAATTAACGATATCACCCCCAGCCAGTTTAACCTCAAAATCTGTGATCACCCAATAATAACGGCCATTTTTGGCGAGGTTTTTTATAATAGCATGCATATTTCTGCCAGCTTTCAAATTATCCCAAAGAATTTTAAAAATTACTTTAGGCATATCCGGATGGCGGACAATATTTTGAGGTTGGCCCATTAACTCGTGCTCTTCGTAGCCCGACACCTCAATAAATGCATCGTTTGCATACTCAATCACACCTCTGGGATCGGTTTTGCTCATAATTGTCTTGGATTTATCCCATGCAACTTCTTTGTTAACTGGTATCGGCTTTATCATAAAAATTATTTTTAATAACTGCTACTTACTTTTTTTACAAATTTAGCAAAAGTTGTAACATCTAAATTCTGTCACAAGGATAATACACCAAATAAGTAGTTATACTGAGTAAAAAAAACAATATTTTATTAGTAAAAACAGTTGAATTTCGACGTCTTTTTAAGAATAAAATGTATTTATGCACTTGATTCCTATGAATTCAAATACCCTAATAGCATAATTACCAATAACTTAGCTATTTACAACTTAAACTTCATCATCTTTTAACAATTATTTCACAATGGCCAAAAAGATTTGGGCTATAAAATGAAATTATTTGAGAATATCTTTGGGAATAATCCAGATATGACATTCGTCATGTTTTAGAACAGATACTTTTAGAAACTTCGCGTCCTTTTTAAAAATAACCAACTATGAATCCTGACGCTTCACTCTTTCCGAATTATTGTTTTGACTTTTGGCAAAACAGTAAATCTTTCAAATTGAAAATTTCGCTCGTAATAAATCATGCAGGATGATGATTAAATAAAAAATCAACTTTTTTATTTAAATAAATCAAATCGGCATTCCTATCACCCATAATCCTTTGGGCCAAGCAATTACCCTGTAAAAATCGTTTACAGGTTTTTCAAAAATCTCATTAAAGTTTAAGTATGATAAAATATGTGATCAAACGAAATGGTGAATACCAGCCATTTGAAGATTTTAAAGTAAGAGATGCTATTTCAAAGGCCTTTCAAAGTTTGAACTCCGTTACAGATCCGGATATCTGTGAGTTAGCGTTGGCTACTTTAGAATCCAAAAGCGTTTGTGCAATTGAAGAAATTCAAGATTGCATCGAAAAGGCGCTATTTGATAAGGGATATTTTGAGGTCATGAAGTCGTTCATGGTTTATCGTCATACACGAAAATTACAACGAGAACATATCAATGGATTTAATGAGGATACTACGTATGTAAATAGCACACAAACTGTAGAAGAATACATTGCTCAAACCGACTGGCGCATTAATGCAAACGCCAATACTTCTTATTCTAACGCCGGACTCGTAAATAATACGGCCGGAAAGATAATTGCCAATTATTGGTTGGATAAAATCTATTCAAAGGAAGAGGGCTATTCTCATCGTAACGGCGATATCCATATTCATGATTTGGACTGCCTTACAGGTTACTGTGCCGGATGGAGTCTTCGGGTTTTGCTTGATGAAGGTTTTAATGGTGTTCGTACAAGAGTGGAAAGCCGGCCTCCCTCTCATTTTAGGGAAGCGTTGGGACAAATGGCCAACTTTTTAGGCATTCTTCAAAGTGAATGGGCTGGCGCTCAGGCTTTCAGTTCTTTTGATACTTATCTGGCTCCTTATGTCTTTAAAGACCAGCTTTCTTATGCTGATGTATTAAAGGCGATACGAAGTTTTATTTATAATCTTAACGTTCCGGCTCGCTGGGGACAATCACCTTTTACCAATATTACGTTGGATTGGATTGCTCCGCAGGATTTAAAAGATCAGATTCCGACCAAAAATAATCATCACTTGTTTGCTGTTCTGAATAATGAAGACCTTCTTCGTAAAGCCAATGAAAGAGGTGTTGCAAGTCTAACAGATATGACATACGGTCATTTTCAACCGGAAATGAATCTTATCAATAA from Solitalea canadensis DSM 3403 encodes:
- a CDS encoding GPW/gp25 family protein, with the protein product MDAKRSFLGTGWGFPPQFDDITSAVVMISDVEDINSSLGILLATRQGERVMQPTYGCNLDELVFEPLTTTFKTYIKDLIATAILYYEPRIDVNKIDLDDSEELQGKILITVEYTVRSTNSRFNFVYPYYKTEGTEIRK
- a CDS encoding PAAR domain-containing protein; its protein translation is MSLAARVSDMHVCPMVTGVVPHVGGPILPAGVPTVLIGGLPAATVGDMCVCTGPPDLIVKGSSSVFIGGKPAARMGDTTAHGGTIVIGCPTVIIGG
- the vgrG gene encoding type VI secretion system tip protein VgrG: MASTDNTVLVEDKMDVVTLLIKVDGEEISRQYHVTSLTILQEINKIPTANLVVIDGEASKQDFSISSTGQFVPGKKIEIELGYFRNGQSDDDKFLFTGIIVTNTHKINNNCCELTIECKDETIKMTVNKSNAHFKKKITASEIAEELLNKNNISTEKVASIDLKHEQLVQSNISDWDFMIGRIDVAGMICVISSAGVKIKQLAIQNPPTNESGEMLKLIHGKNILEFSADKDSRIRSDEVKTLCWDFKEQKVRVSGNDEKIVEEKEDQSKNVSKGFEMRSAAFFTEEEQTVLAKTKKIKQDLSGIKGKVKYIARTDITVLPGDFIELSGVGNAFEGFHFVSAVQQEYTDGCWITEATLGWNEQFFSEQTNPQHSASTTGQPSTVQGLQIGIVTNIEDSDGEYRVQVKLPVVDDKAEGLHARVATLDAGNKRGTFFRPEIDDEVIVGFINDDPSNPVILGMLHSSAKSSPLEPKKNNNEKGYVSRSEIKLLFDDDKKSVIIQTPGSRSFEMNDDSGTITLKDGNGNKIVMGSSGITIEASKEIKIKAGTSLSLEAKKISIKSDTSLEAQGSASVKISGGGATEIKGGVVKIN
- a CDS encoding CIS tube protein — protein: MALEFGKIEKLYIQAYKDPDLNEPVGGKFYALINPETYTYKYKIEFCDTQAPGTSGVALKFNKMPPQDFNFDFLFDRTGAFKDAATENSSVSSLTVAEQLDDFKKKIFEYNGEKHRPNYLKIIWGTLLFKGVLIALDIEFKLFKPDGTPLRAIAKCTFKGTVTEELRVAKENSQSPDITHERIITASDRLSLMTHNIYNNQDYYTDVAAFNRLDSFRKIKPGERVLFPRID
- a CDS encoding DUF5908 family protein, producing the protein MPIEIKELHIKAIITNRDKETNSGASFKQEDINKLKKEITKEVTDKVLRILRQKSER
- a CDS encoding phage tail protein, encoding MIEYPPVGFHFLVIFQLFPESPNDSRFQEVSGLDAEIEMESFAEGGQNRFTWQAPKRTRYADITLKRGMFIGSGILLWCRNALENFVFEPVNLTVSLLNEQHVPLQSWYIVNAIPKKWSVSGFNAQENSIVVESITLSYQYFNIISV
- a CDS encoding phage tail protein, whose protein sequence is MAQYPIPKFHFQVEWGGAKIGFTEVTGLEVSTEVIEYRDGASPEYHKIKMPGMQKFSNITMKRGTFQGDNDYYTWWNTVALNTIERRNVIISLLNENHEPVVVWKIKNAWPVKVQSTDLKADGNEVAIETIELAHEGLTIQNEA
- a CDS encoding phage tail sheath family protein, which gives rise to MNESAIATPGVYINEISVLPPSIAQVSTAIPAFIGYTEKAVDEQGIPLVGIVPVKIFNLKEYEQRFGKAENEKNITVDVTLTTTPSVSVTAVAKLAAAPNAHNMYYALRLYFDNGGGPCYIVSVKPSSTVGISDTDLDNGIKALEAYDEPTLFVIPEGQAIATPATFYALMQKAVNQCAKLQDRFTLVDVVDNTAVDTTTNINNFRTTVGLNKDLNYAAAYYPNLKTNYEYQYLENQVKVKLVKNGGPATNTFLNALLPNESIAYYAARDAIKRTLNPVLPPTPAIAGVIAGTDANRGVWKAPANVPLVSVLDVMDFVTDDEQASMNIDPGTGKSVNAIRPFNGKGIVVWGARTLDGNSSEWRFIPVRRFFIMVEESAKKATAQFVFEPNDANTWTKVRAMIENYLTLLWRQGALAGAKPEHAFFVKCGLGQTMTAQDILDGKLIVEIGMAAVRPAEFIILRFMHKLQES
- a CDS encoding DUF4255 domain-containing protein, with translation MIFPAVNIIQQELSNELSSFPVTVDLGNITEIVNDLSNGANSDIIISLINIEENRISRELDYYVKKDNTILKKNPAIHLYFTLLFTSVKPTSAYGMSLQNLQHVIEFFQKKFVFDHSNTPALHPNIEKLILEMVTLNLQQLHEIWSVLGGKYYPSVMYRVRMVTIDSITDMEGPPVKEIILNF
- a CDS encoding alkaline phosphatase family protein; the protein is MKKLLLLTFSAFILNIAIAQPKLKTRNIILITLDGFRWQELFKGADSTLINDKDYTTNFGRVSEQFWAETPQERRQKLMPFVWQTIARNGQLYGNRDLNNKVDMTNPHWVSYPGYSEILCGYVDTLIRGNKKRNNPNITLLEFLNNRHEFNGKIAVFGSWDVFPYIINQERSKIPVNAGYAKVEGDHLSTSTKLLNTMQKQVPTVFGGARLDVFTHYQAKEYLIKHHPRVLFIGYGEPDEWAHQGNYEYYLQSVNNIDQFISDIWNYVQSNTFYKDKTTLIITTDHGRGEAQKGKWKSHGINIIGAGEVWLAVIGPDAKPLGEVKSEGQLYSTQIAQTISKLLGINYMNTRSVGKAIDSVIE